From Zea mays cultivar B73 chromosome 3, Zm-B73-REFERENCE-NAM-5.0, whole genome shotgun sequence:
TGTTGTCGGCTGGCCATGTGAGTATGTGACGTTTGGATCGCTTGTTCTTCAACACCTAATGCATTCAATTTTGTGATGGAATTACTGTATATTTTTCTGAAAAAACACTAATTCCCTGCCGCAAAAGAAACCTGTCTAATCTGAATTAGAATTTCATTCATTATCCCTATATCTCTGTGCTTGAAATGATTTGCAGCTAGTTTTGTTTGGTTCCTTAGAAAAAAATGCTTTTGAATAATGAATGGGTTGCTGAATCATGTTTTGTCTCTTTTGAATTGCCAATAAATTGCTTGTTCTTTTGTTCCACATGGTTCCACTCTTTCTGTACTTGAGCAGAATGATTAAAAAAGCAAGTACTTTCGGAGTTTACAGGCAGATATTTCCTAAATTTGACCTGGTCTGTGCTTTAGTTAACTGTAGCTATTATTGATTAAACCTGTTATTGCTTTCACTGAAAAGGGGCCTGCCTGATGGTTGGCATGGTCTACACTGCACACTTCAGGAATGGTCAACAGGTCAAGCAACAAGCATGGACTAATGTTTCTCaaattgattggtccgttgacacCTAACTGTTTAGGCCCCAGAGTTGGTAAAAGTTTGTAATGAAAGAAACTGCTTGCTACTATCGACAGGCATCCTTGACTTTTTTTATGCAAATAAATGTAGATGCAGATCCAACTTGTCAAATTTTATTATAATTAAATGTGTCATCGTCATATTTCATCTTCGCAATGTTGTCCAGCCTTGGTCTGCAAAAAAAAAAGTTGTTCAGCATTCCCTTTAATTATCATTTATCAAGGGAGAAAAGGTACACCTGGAATGGTCTTGAATCTTAATATCAGTTCTATTTGACTCGAGACACTCAACCAAATAAGAATTAGGCCCCTCTTACGATGTGATTGCTGAGTCCTTGTATAATCTCTACATTgcaattttcttttcttttggatAGATGAAACGTTAATTTCATAATGCTTAGATAAACCATGTACTTATATCTTCTGGATTTTGTGAAATGGGTTAGAGGTTTTCCCTCTTATTCGAACCCACTTAATTTATGATCTGAGAGTCAGAGATTCTTCAGTTGATCATGCTGAATATTATTAATTTTCTTCCTGTTGGTTAGTATGATTCCAAGAGGAAGACATTTGGCTTTAGCTTGCAAACACATCAAAAGCACATCTGCACATGCATACATGTCCAGGAACATATCTATCATTCTATCCTATTCTTTGATGCCATTCAAAATAAATTAGGAATTAAAGCTACCCAAGTAAAGTGGAAATTGTATGTTTTGCTAGTTGATGACCTTCCACAGCCTTTTAGCTATTGTTTGGAGGTTGAAGAATCATGTGTCCAGTctattttattgtattttttGTGGTCGCATTTGCATCATGAATTATTCCTCTGAACCTGGATTGGTTTTATATGATATCAAGATCCACTACTACAGTGGAACTATCCTGGCATGGTAACATCATTATGTTGGAAAGCAAAACTGTGTTATTGTGTTAGGTTCAGAGTTTTCATCTGCCAATGGTTCTATTTACAGGTATCCATTGATGAGCTGAATCATATTCTTGATGAAGTGAATGCCCACATCCTTCCTTCCCGCAATGATCTCACTCCGGTAACTACAATAGCCGGTGGAAGTGTTGCCAACACAATCCGTGGGCTCTCAGCTGGTTTTGGGATATCAACTGGAATAATTGGAGCTTGTGGAGATGACAACCAGGGACTTCTGTTTGTCAACAATATGAGCTTTAGTGGTGTAGATCTCACAAGATTAAGGGCGAAAAAAGGGCACACCGCTCAGGTAGTCTAATATCTGAAGCCAGAAGTTATCTTTTTTGCCCTTATTTTACTGCATAGTGGATAAGGCTGAAAAGCTCTATTATAGTGTGTGTGCTTGGTCGATGCAAGCGGCAATCGCACCATGCGGCCATGCCTATCTAGTGCAGTCAAGATACAGGTATCTCCTTATTTGATAATGTTAAATGTTACATAAGTTACTTATATCTCTTAATAATATTATGATTTTTATATCCTTTTTCCATCTAACAGGCCAATGAATTTAGAAAGGAGGATTTCAAAGGCTCCAAGgtgcctttcttcttccctttttggCGCACATTTCATTTTGTGATATATGCATTCCTCTTAGGAGAAACATCCAGAGCATATGTCTTTGTTAAGGGCTCCTTTGGAACGCAGGAAATTCACAGGAATGGTATAGGAACTTCACATGAATTAGTTCAAAAACACAGGAAAAACACAGGATTCAGGAAATAATCTTTTGATCCAAAGAAGGTCGAAgtctgaatttctcactgctattTACTTTCATGCAGTGGCTCATTGTGAGATATGCACAACAGAACATGGAACAGATTGTCGAAGCTATTAGGATTGCGAAACAGGAAGGCCTTTCAGTATCATTAGATTTGGCCAGTTTCGAGGTGTGTATGCATCTTTATTACTGACCTTATGGTTCAGTAGAAGTTAACTTTGTAAACACTGTCATATTTCCTTGTGATTGGCTACATGCAGATGGTTCGTGACTCTAGGTCTAAACTTGTTAACCTTTTGGAGACTGGTAACATTGACCTTTGCTTCGCCAACGAAGATGAAGCTAGGGAGGTTATAGGGTGAGTCTTTCTAAGATCGTATGCTGATGCATCTAAGTAGGAAAGCAATGAAAGAAAATGGTGAACCGGCTAAATTCGATTGGATGAAAATATCCGTTCACATCTTTTGAAGTGTCATAGTGCAACCAACCTAAGGTATGTGCCTGGACTTCATCTGTTGCTTTTATCTGTAGGGGAAGCCTGGAATCAGATCCAGAGGAGGCGCTTGCATTCTTGGGCAAGTACTGCAAATGGGCCGTGGTGACACTTGCTTCAAAGGGATGCATGGCAAAGCATGGCAAACAGGTGAGTTTTAACTTTAGGCCAGTTGCAGCCTGTATGGTCAGTCAATAATGTTCGCACCCAATTTACATAATCTTCTTGAGAATGATATTTTAGTTGTTATGTCTTCTGGAGGATGACAGCAAGTCTTTTTAGTTGATACAGCGTACGAAACCAAAATCGTGGCGAATGAGCAGGCTGAGTATTTAGTAGTGCCTAGCAGTAGTAATACCAGTACAAAAATGTACAGAGACTAGTTTCAGATGCATTGTTTTAAAATTTTCGACTGGTGTTAAGCATTGAGCACCGACCAGGTGTCCTTGTTTTTGGTGGTAAAGAAAAATTGATCACAAGTATGTGACAGCGACAGCGATGAATGGATGCAGGTCGTTCGAGTCCCGGCCATCGGGGAGAGCAACGCGGTGGACACAACTGGAGCGGGCGACCTGTTCGCGAGCGGGTTCCTGTACGGGCTGGTGAAGGGGCTGCCGCTGGAGGAGTGCTGCAAGGTCGGGGCGTGCAGCGGCGGGTCGGTGACGCGGGCGCTCGGCGGGGAGGTGCGGCCGGAGAACTGGCAGTGGATGTACAAGCAGATGCACGCCAGGGGCTTGCTGCTCCCGGAGCTCAAGAACTGAATGAAACTATTGCTGCTGTAGCTTTAGCTAGCTAAATGCCTGCATGCTGCACCAGCTGTTGTATCTCCCAGCTCTCGAAGACTCGTAGCATCACCCAGGGCCGGTCGAGTGGCCAGTATCCAGCCTTCCGTTGTTAATTGCTGGCGTTACCTTTCCCCTGCTAGTCTGTTAATGTTACTAGAATATTGGTGTCCATGACCATGCTTGATTGCTGGCATGGTGAAGGACGGGCAGATACATTAGTTGATTTGTAGAGCCACTCCTAAGACTGAATCAATCAGATGGAGTATATTGATTACTGCACTTCATGTGTGTGCTAGCTGCCTAGCTAGAGTACTATTTTCTACGCCCAAAATTTGTATGCTGTTTTGTCTTTGTAAGTACATACTCATTCCGTccaaaaataaaatttgttttagACTAAACATACATTCATACAATAATCTACAAATTTAGTTTGTATATGTCTATATTTACTATATTATTTATTTAAATATGGACGAAAAAAGAACTAGAAATAACTATATTTTGGGTTTTGAGATGGAGTAACTTTTTTTTATTGTCGGCCAAGATACTTATATATTGCACTAGTTAGGTGCCCGTGTGTTGCAACGGCACACAAATATTCAACAAAATGTGAGCACACACCGATTACATAAAAAAGAACACATATATTATCAATGAAGTTTTCTTTAGAATCTGATACATTAGAGCACCAAATTACACAAAGGTACATGATAAGAATATGTCTAAGTTTGTGTTATTTACTCATTTGTCCTCGATTCACCATATCAATTAATCATAGACAGAAAATAGAGCAACCAATCATAAATCCATACATGGCTACATGCCTAGAAAGAAGAATACAGTGATATTATTATTGTGTACTTACAGCTAAAACTGAAGTGGGAAAGATATTATATATTTAGAAATGACAGCTAAGCTTACATCTTTGACCTCCACGTACTCTCTATTAATCGTTTTGTAGAAATGACGGGCTTCCGATTTTATGATAGCCAGACGTGACAATAGCTTGTATATCCTGCTTGGGAAGCAAGCTGTAGAGGTCAAGCACTCAACTAAAATCTAGTACAGATGTATTCAAACAACAAAACAAGTACAGATGTACATAACCTTATTTACTTGAACACTACAAAGGTTATTATTAGTCCTTTTTTTATTTCTCAGCAAAAATAAAAAGGTTCAGCCCTGTTAAATAATAGAAAAAATGCCCTCCTCATATAAACTAACATGAAACGCTTAAAGTAAAAAGACATTGAAAATGAAATTCGTGCACCTAATTTATTGAGGAAATTACAACAAGAAATTCTCCATCGCTTCTTCGGCGCAAAGATGAAGCTCCCTGTACGTATTTGCAGATGCAGAGGTGAAGTTCTCCATCGCTTCGAAAATATTCCTCAGGCCTATTTGCAGACTACCGGCTTCAGCGCCAGGGCCTCGCTCATGTAACGCTTGTGCAGACAAGGACACACTGCCCTGGTTCGAAATGAGCACAAGCTTCTTGTTCTGTGCCTCCAGAGCCTTGCGCATCGATTGTTCGCCATCAGACCCTGCCTTTGCTCCGATCTGTGCCTGTTAAATAATAGAAAAAATGCCCTCCTCATATAAACTAACATGAAACGCTTAAAGTAAAAAGACACTGAAAATGAAATTCGTGCACCTAATTTCTTGAGGAAATTACAACAAGAAAAGAACAAGAAAATGGTTAGCGACCTCAATTCCCTTCCTTGTAAGAAGAACAATCAAATCGTCTTTCTAAGTACCTAGTCCTAAAACTCATCACCAATCAGAAATACCACAGGAGATTCATTACAAAGAGAAGGAACTGTCAAGTAGGTTCTTGTATGGGTTTGTATGAGCTTATTGACAACTTTTTATACTTTTGTCTGTAAAATCTTGGCACTGAAATTCTTATTGCTCGCAACAAAAATGTTCAGATTTCAGTTTGATTCCAAAATAAATAAACAAGAAATGTGGGCAAGGTCGACACATTCCTGTGAAACTGTCAATTGTTTCAGATTGGCCTAGAAACTATCTTGTTGATCCTGTCATCATGGCACTGAAATTCTTATTTCAAGGTCATAGAACCTAGAAGCTTGTTAGAAATGGAAAGTACATCAAATCCAACCTATCTGACTGTAACCAATGAGGTACTGAGCTTGATTTGGCAAGTAAATTGTGCAATTAGGTGGCAACAACAGCTACATCGTGCAAATACCTAGTACCCTGTATAAAGAAACAAGTTATATTGTATCTGTATATATCTAACATCAGCTATCTGCATATCAAATTTACCAACTGAAAAGTTACAAAGAAAGTGAAAAAATAACAGGCAAAATACCATCAAACACTTTCACTTTGACCACGCCGCAAGGGGTCAGCATCACCAATTCATGCTATGATCCATGTGCATCTGCGTAACACTCACATGCGTCAACAAATATAAATCTGTATAAAATGAGAGCTGCAACAAATATATTAAATTTGTTAGTAGCTGCAACAAGACACTGATATGACAATTCAATCATCAATTTTAATATGCAGTTCTGATTATGTGTTGCTGCCAGGGAGCTGATTGGTTAGGGGTGATTGCAGATGTTGTAAATAAATATGGTGCATGGATGAGGGACATAATTTCACATCCGCTCTTACTAAGGAGCAGGGTGAGACACATGTGCAGTGGTCAAGAGATGATGAGAATACCATGTTCCTCATCCTGGCAGCACATAGTTCCTGTTCCAGGAACTTGGCAACAGTCTCGTCCCCACCTTGTCgaatccttccttaaatagcgtatCACATTCCTTGACCCATTAACCTGGGTACATCACCCCTTACCATATAAGACCCCAATTTGACGATCAACTAAACCTAAAGATAGAAACATCGTACATTGGATGTGTTCTTTCATGAACTCAACTTTACAAAGTCTAAACTGAACTCTAATTTCCAAATCCTATCACAACCTTCCATAAAATAAACTTATGTCCAGACATCTTAAACCAAGCAggtgggggaggggagggggctacGTCGATCAAGAAAGGTAAGAGTACAACTGCACCTATTGCACAAGACATGTCCCTGCTGCTGGTTTGGCTAGGGCAGCAGCAATCCCAACACTGCCTTCTGTTGCTGCCGGTTCTGCTAGGCCAAGCAGGCCCATTAAGCGCAGCCCATTGCACCCAGTCCCATAACAGTTGCACAGCACAGGAATGGAAATGGAACACGGTAAAAAGAAATATTGCCAGGATACACCAAAAACAGCAGGTAAAGAAGGTGTCACTAGGAGAGTGAAGTCCCAAACAGTAAGGCTTAACTTCAAAAATATAACAACAGTTAGAATGAGTGTAGCATTAAAATGGATGATAGGTAACTAAAAACAGTACAGAAGGAACATTAATCACCACCAGAGAAAGCTGGACGAAGTGTTTCTGTTGATTCCTTGGGCAAAGAATGAAACTGCAGCTAGCATTGTCTGCCTTTTTTAGCATTTTGTCAAAAGTTTTAACCTACAAATGATTTGTTTCAGCAACCAAGATAGACATAAAATATTCATGTTGGATATTGTAACTGGAAGCGTTCTAGGTATGATCCAGTTTGGGTGCTCTTTTGGCAATGAAAAGTAGGCATATGATAGTGTCCACTGCATAGTTATGTTTCACCCTACAATGGACATCAAAGTGTTTTATGCATTCTACCCTAAGTTAAATCCCAAAATCCCATGCTTAGTAGTTATAACATCCCATCCTTGGCCTTTTTACAACAAAATTCGCTTGAAACTGACCAAGATTATATCAAGCAACACAATATAATGAACCAACGGTTCAATGAAATAGTATTTCTCTACAGGCCATGGAGCATGGTATGATTAGATACCTTGGTCACACTCCTCCCCGCCTTCCCGCTCTGAACTCCTTGTGTGATCCTAATTATACCTAAACATCAAAATGAAATTACATATGAGGACACAATTGCATATCAGTTTGTAGCCATATATATTTGACTACTTCAGGGTATATCGTCATTTCTACAAATGACTAATCAAGGTAACAGAACTACACTTCGTTCCAAGATCTTCTCAACAAAAAGAACCACCAAATGAACTAAAATGATTTGAGAAGAACAAAAGAAATACTATGCTTGGAAAGAAAATGGTACCTTAATTGAGCCCATGTCTGGATCATCACTGTAGGAACCATGTTATCGACCAAGAAATATGGCTTGCAAAAAAATGGTAGAGAAAACACCTTGTCTGGGTCAGAAGTACTACATATTGAAGACGGGTACTGATCATAGCCACCCAATCTAGTAACTTGTCTCTGCGAGCTAATGATAGTAAAGATATGATTCATTAACAACATGTGCACATGACAATGATCCGTGCATCCTAGCTCGGGAGGGACATTGGAGGACTTACCGGACCTAGCGACGCGTCGTGAAGATCCAGCTAATTACATTTCTATGTTATGTTAACCCTTCTTGATAGATAATTCACATTTAGCCTGCAAGAACCAACCAAATGCAACATAAATTAATGGATGAGTAAAAATAATTCAGCTGGAAACAGTGATGATGACTCATGGACTGTAGAAAGAGGTTGGGGCTGTAGAAAGCTCAAACTTTACGTTTTGTCTGATGCCCCACTAACTGAGGAGTGGTAATGAATATGCAAGTGTGAGTAAGTGGCAATACCTGAGTTTCCTTTAACATGTACCGCTCCAATAGCGTCTTCTTCTCCTCATTTGTGAGCACATGATGCTCAGGAACAAGAACATGCTCCTTGATGTTTATAAACATCTCGACCTCCTGTTTATCAGTTCAGTTATCAGAAACGACAATGACATAGAAGATCATTGGTCAATGCACAATTGCATGCGGGCCAAACATTGGAGTAGCTTCTTGTTGTCCAGACTAACCTAGAAAACTTTCAGATGGATCTTTGGCTCTAGTTCTACGAGGAACGACTTTGCTAATGGAGCTAGGTTCTACTGAAGAACTAACACGACTCTGGTTCTGCGGATCTGCTTGATAACAGAATGTTCAAGTTTTGGATCTGCTTTGTTTTTTGCTAGATCTGGATAGAATGCTCAAGTCGATGGTTCACCTCAATCAGACGTGTGAGTTGTGGCCCAAGGCCTGACTATTACCCGCCTCTTCAAGATCCAGCACGTCGCGGATGGCAGCCGTGACCGACGACGGCCTTACCCTGCTGGCGGGAGCCTGAGGGCACGGGACCGGGGCAGCGCCACCTCCCATTGAGAAGCAACCAGCTCTGGCGAAGTCGTCACACAATTCCGGCGAGCAGTGCcccgtggccgtggccgtgctTAACACGAATCAGACGAGACGGTGCGCGGGGATGCCGGGATCGAGAGAGGGAATCACTGCCGTCTTCCCCGCGTCCGGCTCACGACGCGCCCGTGGATTCGAGCGCACGGCCACCACCGTTGCCCAAAGGAAATGACTGAGAGAAAGGGACCCGAGAAGAacaaaattaaaaaaacacagcTCCATTAGTCAGACTTCAGACCTTCGTCTTGCTCGGACTCGCACGCAGGCTTCAGATGCCCGGCTGCTGCATCAATGGTAATTTGTTcgggggggggggttggggggACGCAGGGCAGAGCATGTGGGCCATGCGTGGA
This genomic window contains:
- the LOC100282026 gene encoding ribokinase, with translation MGAEAAHGHPQQQPPSSLRPGREAAAPPAVVGLQLSALIDHVARVDWSLLDRVPGDRGGSQQVSIDELNHILDEVNAHILPSRNDLTPVTTIAGGSVANTIRGLSAGFGISTGIIGACGDDNQGLLFVNNMSFSGVDLTRLRAKKGHTAQCVCLVDASGNRTMRPCLSSAVKIQANEFRKEDFKGSKWLIVRYAQQNMEQIVEAIRIAKQEGLSVSLDLASFEMVRDSRSKLVNLLETGNIDLCFANEDEAREVIGGSLESDPEEALAFLGKYCKWAVVTLASKGCMAKHGKQVVRVPAIGESNAVDTTGAGDLFASGFLYGLVKGLPLEECCKVGACSGGSVTRALGGEVRPENWQWMYKQMHARGLLLPELKN